Proteins encoded within one genomic window of Microbacterium sp. zg-B185:
- a CDS encoding nitronate monooxygenase, whose amino-acid sequence MPATLQDLLGIDEPIVLGPFGGASSVELTALVSDSGGLGSFGLYGYPPERIHAVITGLRAATDRPFAVNLWVPTGDEVTPADLDLQRFLDVLAPLYADVGMPAPTPPAAFLPSFDDQFDAVLDAAPAVVSFVFGVPAAEVIARAHRRGMVVLATATTVAEARALHEAGVDAIVASGMEAAGHRVSFLRPAEQSLVGLFSLLPQVADAVGVPVIAAGGIADRRGVAAAFALGAVGVQVGTAFLRTRQSAVPDAHRTAIAAADDTATVLTRAMSGRLARGIPNHAMREIETGGLIAPFPAQNWLTGAFRAEAAAQDRGELLSLWAGQSAALTRHDDAADVFAELRAGVPG is encoded by the coding sequence ATGCCCGCCACACTGCAAGACCTGCTGGGGATCGACGAGCCGATCGTGCTCGGGCCCTTCGGCGGGGCGTCGTCGGTCGAGCTGACCGCGCTGGTGAGCGACAGCGGCGGTCTCGGCTCGTTCGGGCTGTACGGGTACCCACCCGAGCGCATCCACGCCGTCATCACCGGACTGCGCGCCGCCACCGACCGGCCGTTCGCCGTCAACTTGTGGGTGCCGACCGGCGACGAAGTGACACCGGCGGACCTGGACCTGCAGCGGTTCCTGGATGTCCTGGCGCCGCTGTACGCCGACGTGGGGATGCCCGCTCCGACACCGCCGGCGGCCTTCCTGCCTTCCTTCGATGACCAGTTCGACGCCGTGCTGGATGCCGCACCTGCCGTCGTCAGCTTCGTCTTCGGCGTGCCCGCTGCCGAGGTGATCGCCCGTGCGCATCGGCGCGGAATGGTCGTGCTGGCCACCGCGACCACCGTCGCCGAAGCCAGGGCACTGCACGAGGCGGGCGTGGACGCCATCGTCGCCAGCGGGATGGAGGCGGCCGGGCACCGGGTGTCGTTCCTGCGCCCCGCCGAGCAGTCGCTGGTCGGGCTGTTCTCACTCCTGCCTCAGGTCGCCGACGCCGTCGGCGTGCCGGTGATCGCGGCCGGCGGCATCGCCGACCGGCGCGGCGTCGCGGCGGCGTTCGCGCTCGGCGCCGTCGGCGTTCAGGTGGGCACGGCATTCCTGCGCACCCGCCAGTCGGCCGTTCCGGATGCACACCGCACCGCCATCGCCGCCGCGGACGACACCGCTACGGTGCTGACCCGGGCGATGAGCGGCCGCCTGGCCCGCGGCATCCCGAATCACGCGATGCGCGAGATCGAGACCGGCGGCCTGATCGCCCCGTTCCCGGCACAGAACTGGTTGACCGGAGCCTTCCGCGCCGAGGCGGCCGCGCAGGACCGCGGGGAGTTGCTGTCCTTGTGGGCGGGTCAGTCCGCCGCGCTGACCCGCCACGACGACGCCGCTGACGTGTTCGCCGAGCTGCGTGCCGGAGTGCCCGGCTGA